One Halobaculum roseum DNA segment encodes these proteins:
- a CDS encoding zinc-ribbon domain-containing protein, translated as MEQSGRDPTGGGSVEGVEQATEELNDDDPGDTDPREKGPNDMYCSSCGAVIKKNAELCPECGVATGNTGVTGSRSTGTAASGTAAGGSSTGKNTFLVGGAVSGLIAFVLLPIVFGPLSIYCGYRVYRDFDEVQGIAVAAWGGLALVVGMVFGAMMFL; from the coding sequence GTGGAACAGTCCGGGAGAGACCCGACCGGCGGCGGCTCCGTCGAAGGCGTCGAACAGGCCACGGAGGAGCTGAACGACGACGACCCCGGCGACACGGACCCTCGCGAGAAGGGACCCAACGACATGTACTGTTCCTCCTGTGGCGCGGTCATCAAGAAGAACGCCGAGCTCTGCCCCGAGTGTGGGGTTGCGACGGGCAACACCGGGGTCACCGGCTCGCGTTCGACGGGGACCGCGGCTTCAGGAACTGCGGCGGGCGGCTCGTCGACGGGGAAGAACACGTTCCTCGTGGGCGGTGCGGTCTCCGGCCTGATCGCGTTCGTCCTGCTCCCGATCGTGTTCGGCCCGCTCTCGATCTACTGCGGCTACCGAGTGTACAGGGACTTCGACGAAGTGCAGGGGATCGCGGTGGCCGCCTGGGGCGGTCTCGCCCTCGTCGTCGGGATGGTCTTCGGCGCGATGATGTTCCTGTAG
- a CDS encoding HD domain-containing protein, which translates to MSVRQYDPDAEHAFPDERVNEVLAAIESDPEIRTYLRAQNVNAVTRKGYNDHGAKHIEIVRNRALRLYDLLKRGGVAFNGASEQGLDEADEAVIVALAATIHDIGHVVHRDDHAYYSIPLAADLLDRFLPQFDYYGTEEAVRVKAEVLHAILCHHTEETPLTREAGVIRVADALDMERGRSRIPYEKGGRGINTLSSQAISNVDLKPGSEADGHDGDAMPVLVEIEMVNAAGVYQVDNLLKAKLRDSLIEDLVRIVAINTKSDDQLVERIEL; encoded by the coding sequence ATGAGCGTTCGGCAGTACGACCCCGACGCCGAGCACGCGTTCCCCGACGAGCGCGTGAACGAGGTGTTGGCGGCCATCGAGTCCGACCCCGAGATCCGGACGTACCTCCGCGCGCAGAACGTCAACGCCGTCACGCGCAAGGGATACAACGACCACGGCGCCAAGCACATCGAGATCGTTCGCAACCGGGCGTTGCGACTGTACGACCTGCTGAAGCGCGGCGGCGTCGCGTTCAACGGCGCGAGCGAGCAGGGGCTCGACGAGGCCGACGAGGCGGTGATCGTCGCGCTCGCGGCAACGATCCACGACATCGGGCACGTCGTCCACCGCGACGACCACGCCTACTACTCGATCCCGCTGGCGGCCGACCTGCTGGATCGGTTCCTCCCGCAGTTCGACTACTACGGAACCGAGGAGGCCGTCCGCGTGAAAGCGGAGGTGCTCCACGCCATCCTCTGTCACCACACCGAGGAGACGCCGCTCACCCGCGAGGCGGGCGTCATCCGCGTCGCCGACGCGCTCGACATGGAGCGGGGTCGCTCCCGGATCCCCTACGAGAAGGGCGGTCGCGGGATCAACACGCTCTCCTCGCAGGCCATCAGCAACGTCGACCTCAAGCCCGGCAGCGAGGCCGACGGCCACGACGGCGACGCGATGCCAGTGCTCGTCGAGATCGAGATGGTGAACGCCGCGGGCGTCTATCAGGTCGACAACCTCCTCAAAGCGAAGCTTCGCGACTCGCTCATCGAGGACCTCGTCCGCATCGTCGCGATCAACACCAAAAGCGACGACCAGCTCGTCGAACGGATCGAGCTGTAG